The following proteins come from a genomic window of Microtus ochrogaster isolate Prairie Vole_2 chromosome 7, MicOch1.0, whole genome shotgun sequence:
- the LOC101989165 gene encoding T-cell-specific guanine nucleotide triphosphate-binding protein 1-like produces MDEFISAFLKNASGKNFQKLAVEFLPHYSALTSKAGGMLSPETVGCIQKALQEGKLSDLVGQIQEVLAAAENASLAIAVIGESGAGKSSFINALRGLSHEAEESAAVGTVETTMYRTPYQHPKYPQVTFWDLPGTGTPKFLPETYLEKVEFASYDFFIIISSSRFSVNDALLAQKIKDVGKKFYFVRTKVDSDLYNEEKTKPTTFKKEKVLQKIRDYCLANLSDIGVSEPRIFLISNFDLADFDFPKLEETLLMELPGHKRHTFALLLPNISDASIEIKRNFLKEKIWLEALKSSALSFIPFMPFLSGFDLPEQEQCLKDYRSYFGLDDKSVEEIAAQLGTSVEDIRGSLKCLDFWSLVKDDSIAAKIMKCAESFSAVEGGLGSSVFQGLKVYILRLKFLDTVANDAKCLLKMI; encoded by the coding sequence ATGGACGAGTTCATCTCAGCCTTCCTGAAGAATGCTTCTGGAAAGAATTTCCAAAAACTGGCCGTGGAATTCCTGCCTCATTACTCTGCATTAACCAGTAAGGCAGGAGGTATGCTCTCTCCAGAAACTGTTGGCTGTATTCAAAAGGCCCTCCAGGAGGGAAAACTGAGTGATTTGGTAGGCCAGATTCAGGAAGTACTGGCTGCCGCAGAAAACGCTTCCTTGGCGATCGCTGTCATTGGGGAGTCTGGGGCTGGCAAGTCCAGCTTCATAAATGCCCTTCGAGGGCTGAGCCACGAAGCAGAGGAGTCAGCTGCTGTTGGGACTGTAGAGACCACTATGTACAGAACCCCCTATCAACATCCGAAATATCCCCAAGTGACCTTCTGGGACCTGCCTGGGACCGGGACTCCCAAGTTCCTTCCAGAAACTTATCTAGAAAAAGTGGAATTTGCTAGCTATGACTTCTTCATCATCATTTCTTCCTCTCGGTTCAGCGTCAATGATGCTCTCCTGGCCCAGAAAATCAAGGATGTGGGGAAGAAATTCTACTTTGTTAGAACCAAAGTGGACAGTGACTTATATAACGAAGAGAAAACCAAACCTACAACCTTCAAAAAGGAGAAGGTCCTCCAGAAGATCCGAGACTACTGTCTGGCTAATCTCAGTGACATTGGAGTGTCTGAACCACGCATCTTCTTGATCTCCAACTTTGATCTGGCTGACTTTGATTTCCCAAAGCTGGAGGAAACTTTACTGATGGAACTCCCCGGGCACAAGCGCCATACGTTCGCTCTGCTGTTGCCCAATATCTCTGATGCTTCCATTGAGATAAAGAGGAATTTTCTCAAGGAGAAGATCTGGCTGGAGGCCTTGAAGTCATCAGCTCTGTCTTTCATCCCCTTCATGCCCTTCTTGAGTGGCTTCGATTTGCCTGAACAGGAACAGTGCTTGAAGGATTATCGATCGTATTTTGGCTTGGATGACAAATCAGTTGAAGAGATTGCTGCACAGCTGGGCACATCTGTGGAAGACATCAGGGGCTCCCTCAAGTGCTTGGATTTCTGGTCCCTTGTAAAAGATGACAGCATAGCAGCAAAAATCATGAAGTGTGCTGAGTCTTTTTCTGCTGTGGAAGGAGGTCTTGGGTCTTCTGTCTTCCAGGGTTTGAAAGTCTACATTCTACGGTTAAAATTCCTTGACACAGTGGCTAATGATGCTAAGTGTCTCTTGAAAATGATATGA